One genomic region from Pseudoduganella lutea encodes:
- a CDS encoding ABC transporter permease — MTLRDFRIGWRLLLREPGFSLVTLVGLALAFTTCFLLLGYVRYSFSYDSHVPDAARVLQMKQRINWFPRPDWDARSMLPLRQVAQDSGLVEQASIAVRLREPLRAGEHLHEVALLAVDPAFGGIFGIVPLAGDLGAALTRPDALAVTRETARRLFGTDTGVLDRTVQVNGETLRVAALLPDLPANATTRWDALTGPLSRARPVAERTLVPEWTRGGIFLKLKATADAGQLQALLQKAMDASPMEQRMRSRPIGKTMQGPGTEIRLVALPDAYFDPDMASSRSGDSYGKRSTVLGLAGIALLVLLLALTNYVNLATVRAQQRQRESGLRKLLGASAPRMAAQFIAESVLVAMLAAVLGMMLAWLLLPTFAGLVDRTLEGFFAPARIALALLAALLAGTLAGSWPALVALRVRPAAALAGRDNSETVGGLWLRRALTVLQFATAIALGGMAIAVAWQTRYASHADPGFDPAHLVTVDLPEGATPALVQGFVDAVRGLPQADGVTLSSEAIGRDGFKIVQGFRTRDGRDLRLEVKPVSPEFFEVYGIRPQFGRLYRTGTDRAGGDALVLNAAAAAALGYATPQAAVGQVPFTEGGAVIGIAPGIRHNDLRQPTEPIVYLLRPDYGVLTLRTTAGMEAVERALAPLWQRYFPDRIMVVQPAAGLFAQSYREDARLARMLGTASILAVCLAAFGIYVLAAYSVQRNRRQIVLRKLYGAGKGAIARLLAREFAVLLAAGALLGLPLAWLGIERYLAGFVERAPLGQWPLAGATLLAGLVVLLATARHALVALRLPPAAALRD; from the coding sequence ATGACATTGCGTGACTTCCGTATCGGCTGGCGCCTGTTGCTGCGCGAGCCCGGCTTTTCGCTGGTGACCCTGGTGGGGCTGGCGCTGGCGTTCACCACCTGCTTCCTGCTGCTCGGCTACGTGCGCTACAGCTTCAGCTACGACAGCCATGTGCCCGACGCGGCCCGTGTGCTGCAGATGAAGCAGCGCATCAACTGGTTTCCGCGACCCGACTGGGATGCCCGCTCGATGCTGCCGCTGCGCCAGGTGGCGCAGGACAGCGGCCTGGTGGAGCAGGCCAGCATCGCCGTGCGGCTGCGCGAGCCGCTGCGCGCCGGCGAGCACCTGCACGAGGTGGCATTGCTGGCCGTCGATCCCGCGTTTGGCGGCATCTTCGGCATCGTTCCCCTGGCCGGCGATCTCGGCGCCGCACTGACACGGCCCGATGCCCTGGCCGTGACCCGGGAAACGGCCCGCCGGCTGTTCGGCACGGACACGGGCGTGCTGGACCGTACCGTCCAGGTCAACGGCGAAACGCTGCGCGTGGCGGCCCTGCTGCCCGACCTTCCCGCCAATGCCACGACGCGCTGGGACGCGCTCACCGGGCCGCTGAGCCGGGCGCGCCCGGTGGCGGAACGGACACTGGTCCCGGAATGGACGCGCGGCGGCATCTTCCTGAAATTGAAGGCGACCGCCGATGCCGGCCAGCTCCAGGCCCTGCTGCAGAAAGCCATGGACGCCTCGCCGATGGAACAGCGCATGCGTTCCCGCCCGATCGGTAAGACGATGCAAGGCCCCGGCACGGAAATCCGGCTGGTGGCCCTGCCGGACGCCTATTTCGATCCCGACATGGCCAGCAGCCGCAGCGGCGACAGCTACGGCAAGCGCTCCACGGTGCTGGGGCTGGCCGGTATCGCGTTGCTGGTGCTGCTGCTGGCCTTGACGAACTATGTCAACCTGGCCACCGTGCGTGCACAGCAGCGCCAGCGCGAGTCGGGCCTGCGCAAGCTGCTGGGCGCCAGCGCGCCGCGCATGGCGGCGCAGTTCATCGCCGAATCGGTGCTCGTCGCCATGCTGGCCGCCGTGCTGGGCATGATGCTGGCCTGGCTGCTGCTGCCCACGTTCGCGGGCCTGGTCGACCGCACGCTGGAAGGCTTCTTTGCGCCGGCACGCATCGCACTTGCCCTGCTGGCGGCACTGCTGGCCGGCACCCTCGCAGGAAGCTGGCCGGCCCTGGTGGCGCTGCGCGTGCGGCCGGCAGCGGCCCTCGCGGGGCGCGACAACAGCGAAACGGTGGGCGGATTATGGCTGCGCCGTGCCTTGACGGTGCTGCAGTTCGCCACCGCGATCGCACTCGGCGGCATGGCCATCGCCGTAGCCTGGCAAACCCGGTACGCCAGCCATGCCGATCCCGGCTTCGATCCGGCACACCTGGTGACAGTCGACCTGCCGGAGGGCGCCACGCCGGCACTCGTGCAGGGCTTTGTCGATGCGGTGCGCGGCTTGCCGCAGGCGGACGGCGTGACGCTCTCTTCCGAGGCCATCGGCCGCGACGGGTTCAAGATCGTGCAGGGCTTCCGCACCCGCGATGGTCGCGACCTGCGGCTGGAGGTCAAGCCGGTGTCGCCGGAATTCTTCGAGGTATACGGCATCCGCCCGCAGTTTGGCCGGCTCTATCGCACCGGTACCGACCGGGCGGGCGGCGATGCACTGGTGCTGAATGCGGCCGCCGCCGCCGCGCTGGGCTACGCCACCCCGCAAGCCGCGGTCGGCCAGGTGCCGTTCACGGAAGGTGGCGCGGTGATTGGTATCGCCCCCGGCATCCGCCACAATGACCTGCGCCAGCCAACGGAGCCCATCGTGTACCTGCTGCGCCCCGACTACGGCGTGCTCACCCTGCGCACCACGGCGGGCATGGAGGCAGTGGAACGCGCCCTGGCGCCGCTGTGGCAGCGCTATTTCCCGGACCGGATCATGGTCGTGCAGCCGGCGGCCGGCCTGTTCGCGCAAAGCTACCGCGAAGATGCGCGGCTGGCGAGGATGCTGGGCACTGCCAGCATCCTGGCGGTGTGCCTGGCCGCCTTCGGCATCTATGTGCTGGCAGCCTACAGCGTGCAGCGCAACCGCCGCCAGATCGTGCTGCGCAAGCTGTATGGCGCCGGCAAGGGGGCGATCGCCCGGCTGCTGGCCCGCGAGTTCGCGGTTCTGCTGGCAGCCGGTGCGCTGCTGGGCCTGCCGCTGGCATGGCTGGGAATCGAGCGCTACCTGGCCGGCTTCGTCGAACGCGCGCCACTGGGCCAGTGGCCGCTGGCCGGGGCGACGCTGCTGGCGGGACTGGTGGTGCTGCTGGCGACGGCACGCCACGCGCTGGTTGCACTGCGGCTGCCACCGGCCGCCGCATTGCGCGACTGA
- a CDS encoding FKBP-type peptidyl-prolyl cis-trans isomerase encodes MKSIFQIIATLSCALFLTACGGNDDDAPVVTPPGAVTKLDLAVGTGIEAVAGDSVTMAYTGWLYDETKAENKGTQFDQRTAANPLTFQLGKGTVIPGWDQGVVGMRVGGKRRLVIPPALGYGAVANGPIPANSTLVFDVEMLAIKR; translated from the coding sequence ATGAAATCGATTTTCCAAATTATCGCGACGCTGTCCTGCGCGCTGTTCCTGACTGCCTGTGGCGGCAATGACGACGATGCGCCGGTGGTGACCCCGCCCGGCGCCGTGACCAAGCTCGACCTGGCGGTGGGCACGGGTATCGAAGCCGTGGCCGGCGATTCCGTCACCATGGCCTACACGGGCTGGCTGTACGACGAAACAAAGGCCGAGAACAAGGGCACCCAGTTCGACCAGCGCACCGCGGCGAACCCGTTGACGTTCCAGCTCGGCAAAGGCACCGTGATCCCTGGCTGGGACCAGGGCGTGGTGGGCATGCGCGTGGGCGGCAAGCGCCGCCTGGTGATCCCGCCAGCCCTGGGCTACGGCGCGGTGGCGAATGGCCCGATCCCGGCCAATTCGACGCTGGTGTTCGACGTCGAGATGCTGGCCATCAAGCGCTGA
- a CDS encoding potassium transporter Kup, translating into MLTDKKSSLATLTLAAVGIVYGDIGTSPLYTLKTIFDPDHGLALDEANLLGVVSLIFWGLTIVVSLKYVTLVLRADNRGEGGIMALMALALNSVSKRSGWHFPLLVLGVLGATMFYGDSVVTPAISVLSAMEGLEVATPALSHYVVPLTIVVLVTLYSVQRHGTAGIGRFFGPIMVLWFVALAIMGIVNIVERPDILRALNPLHAVHFMIDNGFVAFVGLGAVVLAFTGAEALYADMGHFGKKPIRMAWFAVAFPALALNYFGQGALLLHAPEAISNPFFQQLGSWSIYPLVVLATMATVIASQATISGTFSMTKQAIALGLLPRMRVMHTSEHQIGQIYIPAVNWLQLIVVLIAVIGFGSSDALAGAYGIAVSATMLATTILTFFVIRYRWHLPLPVCILATGFFLVIDVLLFSACTLKLFHGGWMPLLLGTALFTIMLTWRTGRHLVFKNLEKHAIPLDAFLDSLFVAPPVRVPGTAVFLRGESDGVPHAMLHNLSHNKVLHERVVFLTVHILEEPYVAPEDQVRITDLGHQCWQVNVNYGFKDEADIPDILDRCAEHGLAFEMMETSFFIARQTVISAPQQGMAPWREHLFVAMSRNARAAADYYQIPPNRVIELGTQVEI; encoded by the coding sequence ATTTTGACAGACAAGAAAAGCAGCCTCGCTACATTGACGCTGGCGGCCGTGGGCATTGTCTACGGCGACATCGGTACCAGCCCTCTCTATACCCTCAAGACCATCTTCGACCCCGACCACGGCCTGGCGCTCGACGAAGCCAACCTGCTGGGCGTCGTTTCCCTGATCTTCTGGGGGCTGACGATCGTGGTCTCGTTGAAGTACGTGACGCTGGTGCTGCGCGCCGATAACCGCGGCGAGGGCGGCATCATGGCCCTGATGGCGCTGGCACTCAATTCCGTCAGCAAGCGCTCCGGCTGGCATTTCCCGCTGCTCGTGCTGGGCGTGCTGGGCGCCACCATGTTCTATGGCGACAGCGTGGTGACGCCGGCGATTTCCGTGCTGAGCGCGATGGAGGGCCTCGAGGTGGCCACGCCCGCGCTGTCGCACTATGTGGTGCCGCTGACCATCGTGGTGCTGGTCACGCTGTATTCGGTGCAGCGCCACGGCACGGCCGGCATCGGCCGCTTCTTCGGGCCCATCATGGTGCTGTGGTTCGTGGCACTGGCGATCATGGGCATCGTCAACATCGTCGAGCGGCCGGACATCCTGCGCGCACTGAACCCGCTGCACGCGGTGCACTTCATGATCGACAACGGCTTCGTGGCATTCGTGGGCCTGGGCGCCGTGGTGCTGGCGTTTACCGGTGCCGAGGCGCTGTACGCGGACATGGGCCACTTCGGCAAGAAGCCGATCCGCATGGCCTGGTTCGCGGTGGCATTCCCTGCGCTGGCGCTGAACTACTTCGGCCAGGGCGCGCTGCTGCTGCACGCGCCGGAAGCGATCTCGAACCCGTTCTTCCAGCAGCTGGGCAGCTGGAGCATCTACCCGCTGGTGGTGCTGGCCACGATGGCCACCGTGATCGCATCGCAGGCCACGATCTCGGGCACGTTCTCGATGACCAAGCAGGCCATCGCGCTCGGCCTGTTGCCGCGGATGCGCGTGATGCACACGTCCGAACACCAGATCGGCCAGATCTACATCCCGGCCGTGAACTGGCTGCAGCTGATCGTCGTGCTGATCGCCGTGATCGGATTCGGTTCGTCCGATGCCCTGGCCGGCGCCTATGGCATCGCCGTCTCGGCCACCATGCTGGCAACCACGATCCTGACGTTCTTCGTGATCCGCTACCGCTGGCACCTGCCGCTGCCGGTCTGCATCCTCGCCACCGGCTTCTTCCTCGTGATCGACGTGCTGCTGTTCTCGGCCTGCACGCTGAAGCTGTTCCACGGCGGCTGGATGCCCCTGCTGCTGGGCACCGCGCTGTTCACGATCATGCTCACGTGGCGCACCGGCCGCCACCTCGTGTTCAAGAACCTGGAAAAGCACGCGATCCCGCTGGACGCCTTCCTCGACTCGCTGTTCGTGGCACCGCCGGTGCGGGTGCCCGGCACCGCCGTATTCCTGCGCGGCGAAAGCGACGGCGTGCCGCACGCCATGCTGCACAACCTGTCGCACAACAAGGTGCTGCACGAGCGCGTGGTCTTCCTCACCGTGCATATCCTGGAAGAGCCCTACGTGGCGCCGGAAGACCAGGTGCGGATCACCGACCTGGGGCATCAGTGCTGGCAGGTCAACGTGAACTACGGCTTCAAGGACGAGGCGGACATTCCGGACATCCTCGACCGGTGCGCCGAACACGGCCTCGCGTTCGAAATGATGGAAACGTCGTTCTTCATCGCCCGCCAGACCGTGATCTCGGCGCCGCAACAGGGCATGGCGCCGTGGCGCGAACACCTGTTCGTGGCCATGTCGCGCAATGCCCGGGCGGCGGCCGACTATTACCAGATCCCGCCGAACCGCGTGATCGAGCTGGGAACACAGGTGGAGATCTAG
- a CDS encoding GNAT family N-acetyltransferase: MTIEKTIAHTANIGQATGADAPRLFEVWEASVRATHDFLDEEAIATLVPLVRDMVATFAPLYCLRDSSGAPYAFMGVADGKIEMLFVHPDHRGNGAGRALTAFAIGTLGARSVDVNEQNGQAVGFYARLGFRQAGRSEHDPFGHPYPILHLELP, encoded by the coding sequence ATGACCATTGAAAAAACCATCGCGCATACCGCAAACATCGGCCAGGCGACCGGCGCCGATGCGCCCCGCCTGTTCGAGGTATGGGAAGCTTCCGTGCGCGCCACCCATGATTTCCTTGACGAAGAAGCGATCGCCACGCTGGTGCCGCTCGTGCGCGACATGGTTGCCACGTTTGCGCCACTGTACTGCCTGCGCGACAGTTCCGGCGCGCCCTATGCGTTCATGGGCGTGGCCGACGGCAAGATCGAGATGCTGTTCGTGCATCCCGACCACCGTGGCAACGGCGCCGGCCGTGCGTTGACGGCGTTTGCGATCGGCACCCTCGGTGCCCGCAGTGTGGATGTCAACGAGCAGAATGGCCAGGCCGTCGGCTTTTATGCGCGCCTGGGCTTTCGCCAGGCAGGCCGCTCGGAGCACGACCCGTTTGGCCATCCCTATCCGATCCTGCACCTGGAGCTGCCATGA
- the rarD gene encoding EamA family transporter RarD, translating to MKQEGHNDEGHGAGVLNATMAFLLWGLFPLYFHAIGGVPPMEILAHRMVWSLLFLCIVLTVRQQWKWLPEVLKQPKIVGTFAASALLLSANWFIYIWAVNNGHVIDASLGYFITPLLNVLLGLFVLKERLRRGQWLAIGVAAAGVAWLTWQAGALPWIALVLAATFGAYGLLRKTAALAALEGLSFETLLLFPLAGGYVIWLTVHGANTFVNTPSDWTRALLVAAGPITAIPLLLFAAGARKIPLSVLGMLQYIAPTIQMILGLIVFHETFTRARLAGFIVIWSALALYMAEGFIASRRTPA from the coding sequence ATGAAACAAGAAGGCCACAACGACGAAGGCCATGGCGCGGGTGTGCTGAACGCCACCATGGCGTTCCTGCTGTGGGGCCTGTTCCCGCTGTACTTCCACGCGATCGGCGGGGTGCCGCCAATGGAAATCCTGGCCCACCGCATGGTGTGGTCGCTGCTCTTCCTGTGCATCGTGCTGACGGTGCGGCAGCAGTGGAAATGGCTGCCGGAAGTCTTGAAGCAGCCGAAGATCGTGGGAACGTTCGCGGCCAGCGCGCTGCTGCTGTCGGCCAACTGGTTCATCTATATCTGGGCCGTGAACAACGGTCACGTGATCGATGCCAGCCTCGGTTATTTCATTACGCCGCTGCTCAATGTGCTGCTCGGGCTGTTCGTGCTGAAGGAGCGGCTGCGCCGCGGCCAGTGGCTCGCGATCGGCGTGGCCGCCGCCGGCGTGGCCTGGCTCACGTGGCAGGCCGGCGCGCTGCCGTGGATCGCGCTGGTGCTGGCGGCCACGTTCGGCGCCTACGGCCTGCTGCGCAAGACCGCCGCGCTGGCGGCGCTGGAAGGCCTGTCGTTCGAGACGCTGCTGCTGTTCCCGCTGGCGGGCGGCTACGTGATCTGGCTGACGGTGCACGGCGCCAATACCTTCGTCAACACGCCCAGCGACTGGACACGCGCGCTGCTCGTTGCCGCCGGCCCGATCACCGCGATCCCGCTGCTGCTGTTCGCCGCCGGCGCGCGCAAGATCCCGCTGTCGGTGCTGGGCATGCTGCAATACATCGCGCCGACGATCCAGATGATCCTCGGCCTCATCGTGTTTCACGAAACGTTTACCAGAGCGCGCCTGGCCGGCTTCATCGTGATCTGGAGCGCGCTGGCGCTTTATATGGCGGAAGGGTTCATCGCGTCCCGCCGGACGCCAGCCTGA